AAGTGGCTTTTTTTATGATTAAGAATTACATAATTTAAATTTGTGATAGTTTTGATTGCAGTATTAGAACCGAAAATGAAGCGGATAGTTGAGCTTTCTCAATACCTTAAATTCTTCCTACAATTAAATCTGAGAATTATTTAAAACGATTTTATTAGAGTCGTTATATGCTGTCCAAGATTTCATTCTGTTTGTATACATTTTTAGGTAATTTTCAGAGAGAAAAATATTTGACCAATCAAACCTTTGACTTTGAACACCCAAATAAAATACGAATATAGCCAACCCTGCTTTTGGAATTAATGTAAGCTCATTATTTGATAAGGGATTTATTTTATGGTAGCCTTCTAAAAAATGTTGCATTTTTATTTCGTACATTTTTTTGTCAGATTCTATATTAAATAACTGATTACAGAAATAAGCAATATCTAAAATTTGCGATCCATTTCCGCAAAAGTCAAAGTCGAAGATTGTAATTTCTTTAGTTTTGGTAATGGCCATATTATCATACCATATATCCAAATGCACAATTCCCTTTTTTGAATTTTCAAAATCCTTATTTCTAAAAGACGCACCAATGTTTTTGATGTATTCCATTTCAGGTAAACGCTCAGAAAAGTACTGCTTCAAGTAGTGATAAGGCAATTCTATAAGTGACTTTTTATTATAGGTAATACGGTCAATAGTAGTGTTTAAAGTGGTTTTATGAATGTTAGCCATTAGAGAACCTATTGCGTAACAGGTTTCCTCATTCATAAATCTAATTTTATCTCCTTTAGCAAAAGAAAAAAGAACAGCATACCGCATACCTTCCGGTGCTTTAATTTCTTGAATAAGAGTTCCGTTTTTATTGGGGATAGGAATTGAAACGCTTAAATGATTTTCATTTAGTACATTTAATAGCGTTAATTCTTCATTGATTTCAGATTTTGATCTCCATTTATGGCTGTAAACCCTTAGAACATATTTATTTTCATTATCTGAAAGAAAATACGTGTGATTCATCCCTGTTCTAAATAACTTACAATTAAAATTTTTACTTAATCCATATTGTTCTATGGTGAATTCGCCTAAAGCTGTTGCGGAAAGGGTAGAGGCTATAACAGGTACTGTGGTCATTATTTTTTAATTATTGGAATGAGCCATAAAATTGTTACGGCTTAAAGAGTGTGTTTATAGTGTAAATGATGAGGTTTGCACAAAATGGCTTTAAAACCCTAGTAAGATTTACTTTTATGATTTTAAAGGAATTACCATATTCCAAGTTTTTTCAAATGTCCATTCTTTTGAGCCAATACCCGTTGCTGCAAAAAGATGCGTTGGCTTACCGTCTTCAATTAATAATGAAGGTCTTTCAAAATGGTTTTGATAAACAGTCTTCCCATTATCCCATAAAATGGTTTTACTATACGCTAATGGATTAGGAGCAAATTCCCAATGAATACCATCCTTTGATAAGGCATGAATTCCACCACCTTTTTCACCACAAATATGGCCAAAGCGATCTTTCATTATAAGTTCATAGTGATCACCTGCCCACCATACAAAAGGATCTTCTACATCATTTTCATTGGTTTTACTCGTGTCTAAATTAAATATAGGTTCGTCTTTAATTCTGAGATAAGGCCCTTGCATGCCGGCAGCTTTACTTACACCTAATAATAAAGGCGGTTCTGGACCATTTGTAGATGATTTGTAAATCAAAAGAATTTCACCTGTTTTTTCATTAACTACAGGAGCGGGATTTGATGTTATCGTGGCATCCCATTTTCCTGGTCGCGGTTCTAATACCGGTTGGTCCATACGTCTCCATGGACCTAAAACAGATTTAGAATAAGCCATACCAATTCTTTTGTTCATCCATGCTTTACGAGCTCTATCATCTCCCCAAATATTTACATTGGTTTCAGGTATTTTAAAATCGTATGTCGTACCAAAATAATAAAGGAGGTAATAGTCACCATATTTTATTATTCTAGGATTATGGGTAACCAAACCATCAAAATAATCTTTACCTCGTATTGGTAAAACAACTTCTTGAAAGGTATATGGACCTACTGGAGTATCAGATACAGCTCTAACAATTTCCGAATTGGTAACCCATTTACCAAAGCCAATATCTTTGGGCCAACGAGAAGCAAACATATGATATTTTCCATCTTCACCTTTTATCACGGAAGAACCCCATACCCAATAGTTTTCCATTTCAAAGCCTCCACCAACAGGTGCAGGAAGCATTCGGTCTCTAAAGGACGGTTCCGCTTTCGTTTTACAAGAAATTCCAGATTGTGCTAAGGCAACAAAAGCCATTCCTTTTGAGATATCATAAATGAATTTTCTGCGGCTATTCATAATTGTTTAGATGGTTTATTTTTAAAAATTAGTATGATGATTTTATTTATTTTCCCAATATACATCAAAGATGTCAAAGGTTTTAGTGTCTTTGTTGAGTTTATATTTTATTGTATTTCCTTTGAAACAATGTTGCGACTTATCCTTAGTTAGAAACCAAGAGGAAATTTCAACAATATCCTTATTGCTAAAGTCGTAGGTGTAAGTCAATTCATTTTCTTTTACTAATTCGATACA
The nucleotide sequence above comes from Aureibaculum algae. Encoded proteins:
- a CDS encoding glycoside hydrolase family protein, whose protein sequence is MNSRRKFIYDISKGMAFVALAQSGISCKTKAEPSFRDRMLPAPVGGGFEMENYWVWGSSVIKGEDGKYHMFASRWPKDIGFGKWVTNSEIVRAVSDTPVGPYTFQEVVLPIRGKDYFDGLVTHNPRIIKYGDYYLLYYFGTTYDFKIPETNVNIWGDDRARKAWMNKRIGMAYSKSVLGPWRRMDQPVLEPRPGKWDATITSNPAPVVNEKTGEILLIYKSSTNGPEPPLLLGVSKAAGMQGPYLRIKDEPIFNLDTSKTNENDVEDPFVWWAGDHYELIMKDRFGHICGEKGGGIHALSKDGIHWEFAPNPLAYSKTILWDNGKTVYQNHFERPSLLIEDGKPTHLFAATGIGSKEWTFEKTWNMVIPLKS
- a CDS encoding phosphotransferase, whose product is MTTVPVIASTLSATALGEFTIEQYGLSKNFNCKLFRTGMNHTYFLSDNENKYVLRVYSHKWRSKSEINEELTLLNVLNENHLSVSIPIPNKNGTLIQEIKAPEGMRYAVLFSFAKGDKIRFMNEETCYAIGSLMANIHKTTLNTTIDRITYNKKSLIELPYHYLKQYFSERLPEMEYIKNIGASFRNKDFENSKKGIVHLDIWYDNMAITKTKEITIFDFDFCGNGSQILDIAYFCNQLFNIESDKKMYEIKMQHFLEGYHKINPLSNNELTLIPKAGLAIFVFYLGVQSQRFDWSNIFLSENYLKMYTNRMKSWTAYNDSNKIVLNNSQI